The Oryzias melastigma strain HK-1 linkage group LG3, ASM292280v2, whole genome shotgun sequence genome contains a region encoding:
- the skor1a gene encoding SKI family transcriptional corepressor 1 homolog-B isoform X5: MESMPGHLRDAGRDASSSPGLKQDAQSFSSPSSLKPNQVSETSLYGVPIVSLVIDGKERLCLAQISNTLLKNYSYNEIHNRRVALGITCVQCTPVQLELLRRAGAMPISSRRCGMITKREAERLCKSFLGAHSPPKLPENFAFDVSHECAWGCRGSFIPARYNSSRAKCIKCSFCSMYFSPNKFIFHSHRTPESKYLQPDAANFNSWRRHLKLTEKVPSDDVNHAWEDVKAMFNGGSRKRTLPMNGSGMSSPLKSQASSSLGQTSSPEIPHKTLRADQDQGGSNLNLGSGARSYPVIPVPSKSFGMLQKIPPPLFPHHPYGFPSYGLCQKKSDGVPDATKTNVPSVFWPGAKDTLYPAFPMFWPAAGGLPMPPYPGSPPKPHLELPGVRQGELDASDQSSANTPKDLNQHPLHQRDGGERSPGSSSSTRNEEDRSGDEASQRKISYISAFRPVVKDVETIAKLYGSRESYGARPGYLSPDFISESSSYRSISPDRDSVADDDDEDEVDVESNRGPDDEDPIRISPGGEPRDSPAAEQISCSAEESCEQPDAPSPGARAASPEDPGHTRSPDGDRPARSSTPPHEVYEKDSHVISSYGSKQSNSPRRPSAVHLHMSEFQNQRIAASIQEPKDRQGGALRIDISVRERDLESMAKEELQKQLVEQVELRKKLEREFQHLKDNFQDQMKRELSYREEMVQQLQIVREAHDALHHFSCKMLTPRQCTGACNFKSPLLPP; the protein is encoded by the exons ATGGAGTCGATGCCCGGACATCTTCGAGACGCGGGACGAGACGCCAGCTCCTCCCCAGGTTTAAAGCAGGACGCACAGAGTTTCTCCAGCCCCAGCTCCCTCAAACCAAACCAAGTGAGTGAGACCTCCCTGTACGGCGTGCCCATCGTCTCCCTCGTCATCGACGGCAAGGAGAGGCTGTGTCTGGCCCAAATTTCGAACACGCTGCTGAAAAACTACAGCTACAACGAGATCCACAACCGCCGCGTGGCCCTGGGCATCACCTGCGTGCAGTGCACCCCCGTCCAGCTGGAGCTCCTGCGGCGCGCGGGGGCCATGCCCATCTCCTCCCGGCGCTGCGGCATGATCACCAAGCGAGAGGCCGAGAGACTCTGCAAGTCCTTCCTGGGAGCGCACAGCCCCCCGAAACTGCCGGAAAATTTCGCGTTCGATGTCTCCCACGAGTGCGCGTGGGGCTGCAGAGGAAGTTTCATCCCGGCCAGATACAACAGCTCCAGAGCCAAGTGCATCAAGTGCAGCTTTTGCAGCATGTATTTCTCTCCAAATAAATTCATCTTTCACTCTCATCGCACCCCAGAGTCCAAGTATCTGCAACCGGACGCGGCCAACTTCAACTCGTGGAGGCGTCACCTGAAACTGACGGAGAAAGTCCCGTCCGATGATGTTAACCACGCGTGGGAGGATGTAAAGGCCATGTTCAATGGGGGCAGCAGAAAGAGGACTCTGCCCATGAACGGGTCGGGGATGTCCTCGCCTCTAAAGTCCCAGGCCTCTTCCAGCCTGGGGCAAACCAGCTCTCCCGAGATCCCTCACAAAACTTTACGGGCCGACCAGGATCAGGGTGGCAGTAACTTAAATTTGGGGAGCGGCGCccggagctatccagtcatccCAGTCCCCAGCAAAAGCTTTGGCATGCTCCAGAAAATCCCCCCGCCCCTGTTCCCCCACCACCCATATGGATTCCCCAGCTATGGGCTCTGTCAGAAAAAGAGCGACGGGGTGCCGGACGCGACCAAAACCAACGTCCCCAGCGTCTTCTGGCCGGGCGCGAAGGACACCCTCTACCCCGCCTTCCCCATGTTTTGGCCAGCCGCTGGCGGCCTCCCCATGCCGCCCTACCCGGGCTCCCCTCCCAAGCCTCACCTGGAGCTGCCCGGCGTCCGGCAGGGCGAGCTGGACGCGTCAGACCAAAGTAGCGCAAACACACCAAAAGATCTGAACCAGCACCCTCTCCATCAGCGGGACGGGGGCGAGCGCAGTCccggctcctcctcctccacccggAATGAGGAGGACAGGTCCGGGGATGAGGCCTCCCAGCGGAAAATCAGCTACATCTCCGCGTTCAGGCCCGTCGTCAAAGACGTGGAGACCATCGCCAAACTGTACGGGAGCCGGGAGAGCTACGGCGCGCGCCCAGGCTACCTGTCCCCGGACTTCATCAGCGAGAGCTCCAGCTACAGATCGATATCCCCGGACAGGGACAGCGTGGCGGACGACGACGACGAGGACGAGGTGGACGTGGAGTCCAACCGAGGTCCGGACGATGAAGATCCGATCCGGATCTCGCCCGGCGGGGAACCCCGTGACTCCCCCGCGGCAGAGCAGATCTCCTGCAGCGCGGAGGAGAGTTGTGAGCAGCCAGATGCTCCGAGCCCGGGGGCACGCGCAGCATCACCGGAGGACCCCGGTCACACCAGGTCACCAGACGGGGACAGACCGGCGCGCAGCAGCACCCCTCCTCATGAA GTGTATGAAAAGGACAGTCACGTGATCTCTTCTTATGGCTCCAAACAATCAAACAGCCCCCGCAGACCCAGCG CTGTTCATCTTCACATGTCTGAGTTCCAAAATCAGCGCATCGCAGCCTCGATTCAGGAGCCAAAGGACAGacaag GAGGAGCTTTGCGCATCGACATCAGCGTGCGTGAAAGAGATTTAGAGAGCATGGCGAAAG aggagctgcagaagcAGCTGGTGGAGCAGGTGGAGCTCAGGAAGAAGCTGGAGAGGGAATTTCAGCATTTAAAAG ATAATTTTCAGGATCAAATGAAGCGTGAGCTGTCCTACAGAGAGGAGATggtccagcagctgcagattgTTCGAG AAGCTCACGACGCCCTTCACCATTTTTCCTGCAAGATGCTCACCCCTCGTCAGTGCACCGGAGCCTGCAACTTCAAATCCCCGCTGCTGCCTCCATAA
- the skor1a gene encoding SKI family transcriptional corepressor 1 homolog-B isoform X4, giving the protein MESMPGHLRDAGRDASSSPGLKQDAQSFSSPSSLKPNQVSETSLYGVPIVSLVIDGKERLCLAQISNTLLKNYSYNEIHNRRVALGITCVQCTPVQLELLRRAGAMPISSRRCGMITKREAERLCKSFLGAHSPPKLPENFAFDVSHECAWGCRGSFIPARYNSSRAKCIKCSFCSMYFSPNKFIFHSHRTPESKYLQPDAANFNSWRRHLKLTEKVPSDDVNHAWEDVKAMFNGGSRKRTLPMNGSGMSSPLKSQASSSLGQTSSPEIPHKTLRADQDQGGSNLNLGSGARSYPVIPVPSKSFGMLQKIPPPLFPHHPYGFPSYGLCQKKSDGVPDATKTNVPSVFWPGAKDTLYPAFPMFWPAAGGLPMPPYPGSPPKPHLELPGVRQGELDASDQSSANTPKDLNQHPLHQRDGGERSPGSSSSTRNEEDRSGDEASQRKISYISAFRPVVKDVETIAKLYGSRESYGARPGYLSPDFISESSSYRSISPDRDSVADDDDEDEVDVESNRGPDDEDPIRISPGGEPRDSPAAEQISCSAEESCEQPDAPSPGARAASPEDPGHTRSPDGDRPARSSTPPHEVYEKDSHVISSYGSKQSNSPRRPSAVHLHMSEFQNQRIAASIQEPKDRQGGALRIDISVRERDLESMAKEELQKQLVEQVELRKKLEREFQHLKGMRKNNFQDQMKRELSYREEMVQQLQIVRAHDALHHFSCKMLTPRQCTGACNFKSPLLPP; this is encoded by the exons ATGGAGTCGATGCCCGGACATCTTCGAGACGCGGGACGAGACGCCAGCTCCTCCCCAGGTTTAAAGCAGGACGCACAGAGTTTCTCCAGCCCCAGCTCCCTCAAACCAAACCAAGTGAGTGAGACCTCCCTGTACGGCGTGCCCATCGTCTCCCTCGTCATCGACGGCAAGGAGAGGCTGTGTCTGGCCCAAATTTCGAACACGCTGCTGAAAAACTACAGCTACAACGAGATCCACAACCGCCGCGTGGCCCTGGGCATCACCTGCGTGCAGTGCACCCCCGTCCAGCTGGAGCTCCTGCGGCGCGCGGGGGCCATGCCCATCTCCTCCCGGCGCTGCGGCATGATCACCAAGCGAGAGGCCGAGAGACTCTGCAAGTCCTTCCTGGGAGCGCACAGCCCCCCGAAACTGCCGGAAAATTTCGCGTTCGATGTCTCCCACGAGTGCGCGTGGGGCTGCAGAGGAAGTTTCATCCCGGCCAGATACAACAGCTCCAGAGCCAAGTGCATCAAGTGCAGCTTTTGCAGCATGTATTTCTCTCCAAATAAATTCATCTTTCACTCTCATCGCACCCCAGAGTCCAAGTATCTGCAACCGGACGCGGCCAACTTCAACTCGTGGAGGCGTCACCTGAAACTGACGGAGAAAGTCCCGTCCGATGATGTTAACCACGCGTGGGAGGATGTAAAGGCCATGTTCAATGGGGGCAGCAGAAAGAGGACTCTGCCCATGAACGGGTCGGGGATGTCCTCGCCTCTAAAGTCCCAGGCCTCTTCCAGCCTGGGGCAAACCAGCTCTCCCGAGATCCCTCACAAAACTTTACGGGCCGACCAGGATCAGGGTGGCAGTAACTTAAATTTGGGGAGCGGCGCccggagctatccagtcatccCAGTCCCCAGCAAAAGCTTTGGCATGCTCCAGAAAATCCCCCCGCCCCTGTTCCCCCACCACCCATATGGATTCCCCAGCTATGGGCTCTGTCAGAAAAAGAGCGACGGGGTGCCGGACGCGACCAAAACCAACGTCCCCAGCGTCTTCTGGCCGGGCGCGAAGGACACCCTCTACCCCGCCTTCCCCATGTTTTGGCCAGCCGCTGGCGGCCTCCCCATGCCGCCCTACCCGGGCTCCCCTCCCAAGCCTCACCTGGAGCTGCCCGGCGTCCGGCAGGGCGAGCTGGACGCGTCAGACCAAAGTAGCGCAAACACACCAAAAGATCTGAACCAGCACCCTCTCCATCAGCGGGACGGGGGCGAGCGCAGTCccggctcctcctcctccacccggAATGAGGAGGACAGGTCCGGGGATGAGGCCTCCCAGCGGAAAATCAGCTACATCTCCGCGTTCAGGCCCGTCGTCAAAGACGTGGAGACCATCGCCAAACTGTACGGGAGCCGGGAGAGCTACGGCGCGCGCCCAGGCTACCTGTCCCCGGACTTCATCAGCGAGAGCTCCAGCTACAGATCGATATCCCCGGACAGGGACAGCGTGGCGGACGACGACGACGAGGACGAGGTGGACGTGGAGTCCAACCGAGGTCCGGACGATGAAGATCCGATCCGGATCTCGCCCGGCGGGGAACCCCGTGACTCCCCCGCGGCAGAGCAGATCTCCTGCAGCGCGGAGGAGAGTTGTGAGCAGCCAGATGCTCCGAGCCCGGGGGCACGCGCAGCATCACCGGAGGACCCCGGTCACACCAGGTCACCAGACGGGGACAGACCGGCGCGCAGCAGCACCCCTCCTCATGAA GTGTATGAAAAGGACAGTCACGTGATCTCTTCTTATGGCTCCAAACAATCAAACAGCCCCCGCAGACCCAGCG CTGTTCATCTTCACATGTCTGAGTTCCAAAATCAGCGCATCGCAGCCTCGATTCAGGAGCCAAAGGACAGacaag GAGGAGCTTTGCGCATCGACATCAGCGTGCGTGAAAGAGATTTAGAGAGCATGGCGAAAG aggagctgcagaagcAGCTGGTGGAGCAGGTGGAGCTCAGGAAGAAGCTGGAGAGGGAATTTCAGCATTTAAAAGGTATGAGAAAAA ATAATTTTCAGGATCAAATGAAGCGTGAGCTGTCCTACAGAGAGGAGATggtccagcagctgcagattgTTCGAG CTCACGACGCCCTTCACCATTTTTCCTGCAAGATGCTCACCCCTCGTCAGTGCACCGGAGCCTGCAACTTCAAATCCCCGCTGCTGCCTCCATAA
- the skor1a gene encoding SKI family transcriptional corepressor 1 homolog-B isoform X3 has product MESMPGHLRDAGRDASSSPGLKQDAQSFSSPSSLKPNQVSETSLYGVPIVSLVIDGKERLCLAQISNTLLKNYSYNEIHNRRVALGITCVQCTPVQLELLRRAGAMPISSRRCGMITKREAERLCKSFLGAHSPPKLPENFAFDVSHECAWGCRGSFIPARYNSSRAKCIKCSFCSMYFSPNKFIFHSHRTPESKYLQPDAANFNSWRRHLKLTEKVPSDDVNHAWEDVKAMFNGGSRKRTLPMNGSGMSSPLKSQASSSLGQTSSPEIPHKTLRADQDQGGSNLNLGSGARSYPVIPVPSKSFGMLQKIPPPLFPHHPYGFPSYGLCQKKSDGVPDATKTNVPSVFWPGAKDTLYPAFPMFWPAAGGLPMPPYPGSPPKPHLELPGVRQGELDASDQSSANTPKDLNQHPLHQRDGGERSPGSSSSTRNEEDRSGDEASQRKISYISAFRPVVKDVETIAKLYGSRESYGARPGYLSPDFISESSSYRSISPDRDSVADDDDEDEVDVESNRGPDDEDPIRISPGGEPRDSPAAEQISCSAEESCEQPDAPSPGARAASPEDPGHTRSPDGDRPARSSTPPHEVYEKDSHVISSYGSKQSNSPRRPSAVHLHMSEFQNQRIAASIQEPKDRQGGALRIDISVRERDLESMAKEELQKQLVEQVELRKKLEREFQHLKGMRKNNFQDQMKRELSYREEMVQQLQIVREAHDALHHFSCKMLTPRQCTGACNFKSPLLPP; this is encoded by the exons ATGGAGTCGATGCCCGGACATCTTCGAGACGCGGGACGAGACGCCAGCTCCTCCCCAGGTTTAAAGCAGGACGCACAGAGTTTCTCCAGCCCCAGCTCCCTCAAACCAAACCAAGTGAGTGAGACCTCCCTGTACGGCGTGCCCATCGTCTCCCTCGTCATCGACGGCAAGGAGAGGCTGTGTCTGGCCCAAATTTCGAACACGCTGCTGAAAAACTACAGCTACAACGAGATCCACAACCGCCGCGTGGCCCTGGGCATCACCTGCGTGCAGTGCACCCCCGTCCAGCTGGAGCTCCTGCGGCGCGCGGGGGCCATGCCCATCTCCTCCCGGCGCTGCGGCATGATCACCAAGCGAGAGGCCGAGAGACTCTGCAAGTCCTTCCTGGGAGCGCACAGCCCCCCGAAACTGCCGGAAAATTTCGCGTTCGATGTCTCCCACGAGTGCGCGTGGGGCTGCAGAGGAAGTTTCATCCCGGCCAGATACAACAGCTCCAGAGCCAAGTGCATCAAGTGCAGCTTTTGCAGCATGTATTTCTCTCCAAATAAATTCATCTTTCACTCTCATCGCACCCCAGAGTCCAAGTATCTGCAACCGGACGCGGCCAACTTCAACTCGTGGAGGCGTCACCTGAAACTGACGGAGAAAGTCCCGTCCGATGATGTTAACCACGCGTGGGAGGATGTAAAGGCCATGTTCAATGGGGGCAGCAGAAAGAGGACTCTGCCCATGAACGGGTCGGGGATGTCCTCGCCTCTAAAGTCCCAGGCCTCTTCCAGCCTGGGGCAAACCAGCTCTCCCGAGATCCCTCACAAAACTTTACGGGCCGACCAGGATCAGGGTGGCAGTAACTTAAATTTGGGGAGCGGCGCccggagctatccagtcatccCAGTCCCCAGCAAAAGCTTTGGCATGCTCCAGAAAATCCCCCCGCCCCTGTTCCCCCACCACCCATATGGATTCCCCAGCTATGGGCTCTGTCAGAAAAAGAGCGACGGGGTGCCGGACGCGACCAAAACCAACGTCCCCAGCGTCTTCTGGCCGGGCGCGAAGGACACCCTCTACCCCGCCTTCCCCATGTTTTGGCCAGCCGCTGGCGGCCTCCCCATGCCGCCCTACCCGGGCTCCCCTCCCAAGCCTCACCTGGAGCTGCCCGGCGTCCGGCAGGGCGAGCTGGACGCGTCAGACCAAAGTAGCGCAAACACACCAAAAGATCTGAACCAGCACCCTCTCCATCAGCGGGACGGGGGCGAGCGCAGTCccggctcctcctcctccacccggAATGAGGAGGACAGGTCCGGGGATGAGGCCTCCCAGCGGAAAATCAGCTACATCTCCGCGTTCAGGCCCGTCGTCAAAGACGTGGAGACCATCGCCAAACTGTACGGGAGCCGGGAGAGCTACGGCGCGCGCCCAGGCTACCTGTCCCCGGACTTCATCAGCGAGAGCTCCAGCTACAGATCGATATCCCCGGACAGGGACAGCGTGGCGGACGACGACGACGAGGACGAGGTGGACGTGGAGTCCAACCGAGGTCCGGACGATGAAGATCCGATCCGGATCTCGCCCGGCGGGGAACCCCGTGACTCCCCCGCGGCAGAGCAGATCTCCTGCAGCGCGGAGGAGAGTTGTGAGCAGCCAGATGCTCCGAGCCCGGGGGCACGCGCAGCATCACCGGAGGACCCCGGTCACACCAGGTCACCAGACGGGGACAGACCGGCGCGCAGCAGCACCCCTCCTCATGAA GTGTATGAAAAGGACAGTCACGTGATCTCTTCTTATGGCTCCAAACAATCAAACAGCCCCCGCAGACCCAGCG CTGTTCATCTTCACATGTCTGAGTTCCAAAATCAGCGCATCGCAGCCTCGATTCAGGAGCCAAAGGACAGacaag GAGGAGCTTTGCGCATCGACATCAGCGTGCGTGAAAGAGATTTAGAGAGCATGGCGAAAG aggagctgcagaagcAGCTGGTGGAGCAGGTGGAGCTCAGGAAGAAGCTGGAGAGGGAATTTCAGCATTTAAAAGGTATGAGAAAAA ATAATTTTCAGGATCAAATGAAGCGTGAGCTGTCCTACAGAGAGGAGATggtccagcagctgcagattgTTCGAG AAGCTCACGACGCCCTTCACCATTTTTCCTGCAAGATGCTCACCCCTCGTCAGTGCACCGGAGCCTGCAACTTCAAATCCCCGCTGCTGCCTCCATAA
- the skor1a gene encoding SKI family transcriptional corepressor 1 homolog-B isoform X6 — translation MESMPGHLRDAGRDASSSPGLKQDAQSFSSPSSLKPNQVSETSLYGVPIVSLVIDGKERLCLAQISNTLLKNYSYNEIHNRRVALGITCVQCTPVQLELLRRAGAMPISSRRCGMITKREAERLCKSFLGAHSPPKLPENFAFDVSHECAWGCRGSFIPARYNSSRAKCIKCSFCSMYFSPNKFIFHSHRTPESKYLQPDAANFNSWRRHLKLTEKVPSDDVNHAWEDVKAMFNGGSRKRTLPMNGSGMSSPLKSQASSSLGQTSSPEIPHKTLRADQDQGGSNLNLGSGARSYPVIPVPSKSFGMLQKIPPPLFPHHPYGFPSYGLCQKKSDGVPDATKTNVPSVFWPGAKDTLYPAFPMFWPAAGGLPMPPYPGSPPKPHLELPGVRQGELDASDQSSANTPKDLNQHPLHQRDGGERSPGSSSSTRNEEDRSGDEASQRKISYISAFRPVVKDVETIAKLYGSRESYGARPGYLSPDFISESSSYRSISPDRDSVADDDDEDEVDVESNRGPDDEDPIRISPGGEPRDSPAAEQISCSAEESCEQPDAPSPGARAASPEDPGHTRSPDGDRPARSSTPPHEVYEKDSHVISSYGSKQSNSPRRPSAVHLHMSEFQNQRIAASIQEPKDRQGGALRIDISVRERDLESMAKEELQKQLVEQVELRKKLEREFQHLKDNFQDQMKRELSYREEMVQQLQIVRAHDALHHFSCKMLTPRQCTGACNFKSPLLPP, via the exons ATGGAGTCGATGCCCGGACATCTTCGAGACGCGGGACGAGACGCCAGCTCCTCCCCAGGTTTAAAGCAGGACGCACAGAGTTTCTCCAGCCCCAGCTCCCTCAAACCAAACCAAGTGAGTGAGACCTCCCTGTACGGCGTGCCCATCGTCTCCCTCGTCATCGACGGCAAGGAGAGGCTGTGTCTGGCCCAAATTTCGAACACGCTGCTGAAAAACTACAGCTACAACGAGATCCACAACCGCCGCGTGGCCCTGGGCATCACCTGCGTGCAGTGCACCCCCGTCCAGCTGGAGCTCCTGCGGCGCGCGGGGGCCATGCCCATCTCCTCCCGGCGCTGCGGCATGATCACCAAGCGAGAGGCCGAGAGACTCTGCAAGTCCTTCCTGGGAGCGCACAGCCCCCCGAAACTGCCGGAAAATTTCGCGTTCGATGTCTCCCACGAGTGCGCGTGGGGCTGCAGAGGAAGTTTCATCCCGGCCAGATACAACAGCTCCAGAGCCAAGTGCATCAAGTGCAGCTTTTGCAGCATGTATTTCTCTCCAAATAAATTCATCTTTCACTCTCATCGCACCCCAGAGTCCAAGTATCTGCAACCGGACGCGGCCAACTTCAACTCGTGGAGGCGTCACCTGAAACTGACGGAGAAAGTCCCGTCCGATGATGTTAACCACGCGTGGGAGGATGTAAAGGCCATGTTCAATGGGGGCAGCAGAAAGAGGACTCTGCCCATGAACGGGTCGGGGATGTCCTCGCCTCTAAAGTCCCAGGCCTCTTCCAGCCTGGGGCAAACCAGCTCTCCCGAGATCCCTCACAAAACTTTACGGGCCGACCAGGATCAGGGTGGCAGTAACTTAAATTTGGGGAGCGGCGCccggagctatccagtcatccCAGTCCCCAGCAAAAGCTTTGGCATGCTCCAGAAAATCCCCCCGCCCCTGTTCCCCCACCACCCATATGGATTCCCCAGCTATGGGCTCTGTCAGAAAAAGAGCGACGGGGTGCCGGACGCGACCAAAACCAACGTCCCCAGCGTCTTCTGGCCGGGCGCGAAGGACACCCTCTACCCCGCCTTCCCCATGTTTTGGCCAGCCGCTGGCGGCCTCCCCATGCCGCCCTACCCGGGCTCCCCTCCCAAGCCTCACCTGGAGCTGCCCGGCGTCCGGCAGGGCGAGCTGGACGCGTCAGACCAAAGTAGCGCAAACACACCAAAAGATCTGAACCAGCACCCTCTCCATCAGCGGGACGGGGGCGAGCGCAGTCccggctcctcctcctccacccggAATGAGGAGGACAGGTCCGGGGATGAGGCCTCCCAGCGGAAAATCAGCTACATCTCCGCGTTCAGGCCCGTCGTCAAAGACGTGGAGACCATCGCCAAACTGTACGGGAGCCGGGAGAGCTACGGCGCGCGCCCAGGCTACCTGTCCCCGGACTTCATCAGCGAGAGCTCCAGCTACAGATCGATATCCCCGGACAGGGACAGCGTGGCGGACGACGACGACGAGGACGAGGTGGACGTGGAGTCCAACCGAGGTCCGGACGATGAAGATCCGATCCGGATCTCGCCCGGCGGGGAACCCCGTGACTCCCCCGCGGCAGAGCAGATCTCCTGCAGCGCGGAGGAGAGTTGTGAGCAGCCAGATGCTCCGAGCCCGGGGGCACGCGCAGCATCACCGGAGGACCCCGGTCACACCAGGTCACCAGACGGGGACAGACCGGCGCGCAGCAGCACCCCTCCTCATGAA GTGTATGAAAAGGACAGTCACGTGATCTCTTCTTATGGCTCCAAACAATCAAACAGCCCCCGCAGACCCAGCG CTGTTCATCTTCACATGTCTGAGTTCCAAAATCAGCGCATCGCAGCCTCGATTCAGGAGCCAAAGGACAGacaag GAGGAGCTTTGCGCATCGACATCAGCGTGCGTGAAAGAGATTTAGAGAGCATGGCGAAAG aggagctgcagaagcAGCTGGTGGAGCAGGTGGAGCTCAGGAAGAAGCTGGAGAGGGAATTTCAGCATTTAAAAG ATAATTTTCAGGATCAAATGAAGCGTGAGCTGTCCTACAGAGAGGAGATggtccagcagctgcagattgTTCGAG CTCACGACGCCCTTCACCATTTTTCCTGCAAGATGCTCACCCCTCGTCAGTGCACCGGAGCCTGCAACTTCAAATCCCCGCTGCTGCCTCCATAA